The Arachis duranensis cultivar V14167 chromosome 2, aradu.V14167.gnm2.J7QH, whole genome shotgun sequence genome has a window encoding:
- the LOC107472685 gene encoding protein POST-ILLUMINATION CHLOROPHYLL FLUORESCENCE INCREASE, chloroplastic, whose product MMAATTNVSMFGYSTQPCVSPTTIQNTLANNFLNVSLPRCYYPMKKRHVKPSKRISAAAAAVETTPYQEIQEYKLPSWAMFELGRAPVYWKTMNGLPPTSGEKLKLFYNPAAAQLSPNEEFGVAFNGGFNQPIMCGGEPRAMLRKDRGKADRPIYTIQICIPKHALNLIFSFTNGVDWDGPYRLQFQVPKGFQNKPIEFFNEGLAEELSKDGACEKAIFPDTSVVMTRCAITGNLSLEGADRCNLDLVPGCTDPNSIEFNPLATFDDGTCPIDADSDPED is encoded by the exons ATGATGGCTGCAACAACAAATGTATCAATGTTTGGTTATTCCACGCAACCTTGTGTTTCTCCTACCACCATTCAAAACACGCTTG CCAATAATTTTCTCAATGTTTCACTACCAAGATGTTATTACCCCATGAAGAAGAGACATGTGAAACCAAGTAAAAGGATTagtgctgctgctgctgctgttgaAACAACTCCGTATCAGGAAATTCAGGA gtacAAGCTTCCATCATGGGCCATGTTTGAACTTGGGAGGGCACCTGTATATTGGAAAACCATGAATGGCCTCCCTCCAACTTCA GGAGAAAAGCTAAAGCTTTTTTACAATCCAGCAGCAGCTCAACTTTCACCTAATGAAGAATTTGGAGTTGCTTTTAATG GAGGTTTTAATCAGCCAATTATGTGTGGTGGTGAGCCAAGGGCTATGCTAAGAAAAGACAGAGGCAAAGCTGATAGGCCAATTTATACCATCCAAATATGCATTCCTAAGCATG CTTTGAACTTGATCTTCTCATTCACAAATGGAGTGGACTGGGATGGTCCATATAGGTTACAGTTTCAAGTTCCCAAAGGTTTTCAGAACAAGCCAATTGAATTCTTTAATGAG GGATTGGCAGAGGAACTGAGTAAAGATGGAGCATGTGAGAAAGCAATATTCCCAGACACAAGTGTAGTCATGACCAGATGTGCTATAACTGGTAACTTATCATTAGAAGGG GCTGATAGATGCAATCTAGATCTTGTTCCAGGGTGCACAGATCCTAACTCAATAGAGTTCAACCCACTAGCCACTTTTGATGATGGAACATGCCCCATTGATGCTGATTCTGACCCTGAGGATTag
- the LOC107472877 gene encoding palmitoyl-monogalactosyldiacylglycerol delta-7 desaturase, chloroplastic, with translation MALITSQPKHPLLNQITTVHCAIPRLNRTVIGLGSFTNNVKTIKVCNFDSNPRKFSLQNHNFITYKNNKKPITIAEQEQEQGPLRNQRRILLSDVVVERERNVLFGRKWNSLDVGTAGVVLAMHVLSLFAPFQFNFHALCVALSLYVVTGLFGITLSFHRNLSHRSFKLPKWLEYTFAYCGVLALQGNPIDWVSTHRYHHQFCDSERDPHSPTEGFWFSHMSWLFDTNSIIERCGETNNVGDLEKQSFYRFIRSSYIVHPLALGALLYAIGGFPFLVWGMGVRIVWVYHITWLVNSACHVWGNQAWNTKDLSRNNWWVALLAFGEGWHNNHHAFEYSARHGLEWWQLDMTWYVVRFLQAIGLATHVKLPSQSHKQKLAFNE, from the exons atgGCTCTGATCACATCACAGCCTAAACACCCTCTTCTTAACCAAATTACCACTGTTCACTGTGCAATTCCAAGGTTGAACAGAACTGTGATTGGTCTTGGATCCTTCACAAACAATGTTAAAACCATTAAAGTTTGTAACTTTGACTCAAACCCAAGAAAATTCAGTCTTCAAAATCACAACTTTATTACctataaaaataacaagaagCCAATAACAATAGCagaacaagaacaagagcaAGGGCCATTGAGGAATCAGAGAAGGATTCTGCTATCTGATGTGGTtgtggagagagagaggaatGTGTTATTTGGAAGGAAATGGAACTCACTGGATGTTGGAACTGCTGGTGTTGTTCTTGCCATGCATGTTCTTAGTCTCTTTGCAccatttcaattcaatttccaTGCTCTTTGTGTTGCTTTGTCTTTGTATGTTGTAACTGGTCTATTTGGTATCACACTCTCTTTCCATAGAAACCTTTCTCATAGGAGCTTCAAGCTTCccaaatggcttgaatataCATTTGCCTATTGTGGAGTTCTTGCTCTTCag ggtAACCCAATTGATTGGGTTAGCACTCATAGGTACCATCACCAATTCTGTGATTCAGAGAGAGACCCTCATAGCCCCACTGAAGGATTCTGGTTCAGCCATATGAGTTGGCTATTTGATACAAATTCTATCATAGAAAGG TGTGGGGAGACAAACAATGTTGGTGATTTAGAGAAACAATCTTTTTATAGGTTTATAAGAAGTAGTTACATTGTTCATCCACTTGCTTTGGGAGCTCTTCTTTATGCCATTGGAGgatttccttttcttgtttgggGAATG GGTGTGAGGATTGTTTGGGTGTACCACATAACTTGGTTGGTAAATTCAGCTTGCCATGTATGGGGGAATCAAGCATGGAACACCAAGGACTTATCCAGAAACAATTg GTGGGTGGCATTGCTTGCATTTGGTGAAGGTTGGCACAATAACCACCATGCATTTGAGTATTCAGCTAGACATGGCTTAGAGTGGTGGCAATTGGACATGACTTGGTATGTGGTTAGGTTCTTGCAAGCAATTGGATTGGCCACTCATGTCAAGCTACCCTCTCAAAGTCACAAGCAAAAATTGGCATTCAATGAATAA